DNA sequence from the Anopheles funestus unplaced genomic scaffold, idAnoFuneDA-416_04 scaffold_27_ctg1, whole genome shotgun sequence genome:
GTATCCATTCTATTTTGGAATGGAATCATCTTTTCTATCATATGCGTGTACACATTTTGGTACTGCGCGTCGCTTCCTAAAAATCCATCTTTTTTGAGCCTTGGGTCTAGTAAAATCGCATACGAAACTATTTCAAGATTGTTCGTTGTTTCGAACCTAGTTTTTAGACCCAGTATAAGATCATCTACTAAATCAATAACCTTGTGATGTAgtacttccttttcttttttttcaataattttttgcaataaggACCTAGTTAAAAACCCCATTGTTGAAATTGATATCGTTTTTTCCGCCATAATTTCGATTGTAACCGTATTGAACAGCTTTAAGATCTTAGTAGCTTGTTCTATAATGAGCCAATCTTCTTCCTCTAGCTTGCATGAGATTTTCAAAGTTGCAATACAAGATGCTAGTGgaattcggttttgtttgaaacgatCCAACATTTCGTATGTTGAATTCCATCTGGTAGGGCAatcttgtttaatttttaatagcgGATGATTCAAGCTAGTTTGCATTTCGGCCAGCTTTTGGGCagcttttgagctttttttgaaatgcATAACGATGCTTTTTACGTTCTCAATCGTTGATTTTATCTTTTGAAGGCCTCTTTGAACCACTAAATTTAACGTATGGGCACCACACGGGAGATGAGAAAGATTTAATATAGTTGCAGCTGATTTCATGTTGGTCGCATTATCCGTGaccaaagtaaataatttatcggAAATTTCAAAGGTATTAGTTACAGTCGTTATCCAATCGGCTATATTCTTTCCCGTATGGGTAATTGAAAAATCTGAACATTCCAATAAATACGAACACAGttcgtatttattatttatgaaatgaGCAGTCACTGCacaaaaattatcattattaatgCTAGTCCAACAATCTGCTGTCAGTGATACAGTTGAAGCTATGAGTAATTTACTTTTCACCACCTCCAAAGTTTCGTTGTAAAGTGCCGGTAATGCTGCATTAGAAATACTTTTTCTTGTTGGCAGTTCATATTTAGGGTTTAAAGCTTTAACGAAATCtccaaaatattcattttcaactATTGAAAAAGGATGATATTCTTTACATATCATTAAAAGCAATAgagaatcgattttttttttttgattccgAGCTCATTGGTTTGCtgggttgaaaaaaattggTAATTGTGGTGCAGACGTTTTGTTGGCCGGAAGTACCTTCTAGAGGGGAATCTATTTCAGAATTTGTTGTCGACAGCGGGTTACTCCTGTACAGCGGAACGGTTGGGTGTTTACGACCGAGATGCCTTTTCAAGTTTGATGTTGATCCCTTGCAGTACGAAACTATCTGCTGACAGTAGCGACATTTAGCACCACTTTCAGATTTCGTGAAATGCTGCCATATATCGCTGGTCATGTGTGCCATAGCGCCGAGCTGAAAAGTACATGGTTACAATGTaagattaattttctattGCTTGTAAATCAGTAGCCGTTTTTCCTATACCTCTTTGTAAGACGGACGTGACCAATAGAATTCGAGTTCTCTCCAACTTCAGATAACAGGCGCTTTGAAGTAATGCCCAGTACGTCACCGGTGAAGTCGAAGTAATCGCCTGATCGCCGAAG
Encoded proteins:
- the LOC125774555 gene encoding E3 SUMO-protein ligase ZBED1-like, which encodes MICKEYHPFSIVENEYFGDFVKALNPKYELPTRKSISNAALPALYNETLEVVKSKLLIASTVSLTADCWTSINNDNFCAVTAHFINNKYELCSYLLECSDFSITHTGKNIADWITTVTNTFEISDKLFTLVTDNATNMKSAATILNLSHLPCGAHTLNLVVQRGLQKIKSTIENVKSIVMHFKKSSKAAQKLAEMQTSLNHPLLKIKQDCPTRWNSTYEMLDRFKQNRIPLASCIATLKISCKLEEEDWLIIEQATKILKLFNTVTIEIMAEKTISISTMGFLTRSLLQKIIEKKEKEVLHHKVIDLVDDLILGLKTRFETTNNLEIVSYAILLDPRLKKDGFLGSDAQYQNVYTHMIEKMIPFQNRMDTQIKDNAEKDLDSDDDIWQPLKKVHQSEHTSSARILAALELDRYISEKNYRSNVIHFYGGRKEK